A single Rhopalosiphum padi isolate XX-2018 chromosome 4, ASM2088224v1, whole genome shotgun sequence DNA region contains:
- the LOC132929431 gene encoding ras-like GTP-binding protein Rho1 translates to MAAIRKKLVIVGDGACGKTCLLIVFSKDQFPEVYVPTVFENYVADIEVDGKQVELALWDTAGQEDYDRLRPLSYPDTDVILMCFSIDSPDSLENIPEKWTPEVKHFCPNVPIILVGNKKDLRNDPNTIRELNKMKQEPVRPEEGRAMAEKINAFAYLECSAKSKEGVREVFETSTRAALQVKKKKKGKCALL, encoded by the coding sequence ATGGCAGCAATCCGTAAGAAACTTGTCATCGTCGGTGACGGTGCTTGTGGAAAAACTTGTCTGTTAATTGTGTTTTCCAAAGATCAATTCCCAGAAGTATATGTACCCACCGTGTTTGAGAACTATGTAGCTGATATAGAAGTCGATGGCAAACAAGTAGAACTAGCACTGTGGGATACAGCGGGTCAAGAAGATTATGACAGACTAAGACCATTGTCCTATCCTGACACGGATGTTATCCTCATGTGCTTCTCCATAGATTCACCAGATTCGTTAGAGAATATCCCAGAGAAATGGACACCAGAGGTGAAACATTTCTGTCCAAATGTGCCGATTATATTGGTCGGTAACAAAAAAGACTTGCGCAATGATCCAAACACAATCCGTGAGTTGAACAAGATGAAACAAGAGCCTGTGAGGCCAGAAGAAGGACGAGCAATGGCCGAAAAGATCAATGCATTTGCTTATTTGGAATGTTCAGCAAAAAGCAAAGAAGGAGTTCGTGAAGTTTTTGAAACATCAACAAGAGCTGCACTACAAgtaaagaaaaagaagaaaggCAAATGTGCCTTGTTGTAA